A single region of the Sorghum bicolor cultivar BTx623 chromosome 7, Sorghum_bicolor_NCBIv3, whole genome shotgun sequence genome encodes:
- the LOC8055178 gene encoding ABC transporter C family member 10, whose amino-acid sequence MASLTSSWMAGMCGSPFCSKEASASCGWEEILNSSTCTNHILAIGIATLIVIVLAIHLFVRIAKSRPHVQLLVALTSPLQLAAVVFNGCLGLIYLGLALWMLGTNFSQHASVYLPHRWLVNLSQGVSLILISFAFSIRSQFLGAAFFRVWSVLLTTYAAFVCCTSVVYMIADKVLGMKACLDVLSLPGALLLLVYGIWHVREDGNGGVESALYKPLNTETHEDTAGSESHVTPFAKAGIFSVMTFWWLNPMMKVGYEKPLEDKDMPLLGPSDRAYSQYLMFLENLNRKKQLQAYGNPSVFWTIVSCHKSEILVSGFFALLKVVTLSSGPVILKAFINVSLGKGSFKYEAYILAATMFVTKCFESLSQRQWYFRTRRLGLQVRSFLSAAIYKKQQKLSSSSKLKHSSGEIINYVTVDAYRIGEFPYWFHQTWTTSVQLCIALVILYNAVGLAMIASLVVIVLTVICNAPLAKLQHKFQSKLMEAQDVRLKAMSESLIHMKVLKLYAWETHFKKVIEGLRETEIKWLSAFQLRKSYNSFLFWTSPVLVSSATFFTCYLLKIPLDASNVFTFVATLRLVQDPIRQIPDVIGVVIQAKVAFTRITKFLDAPELNGQVRKKYCVGNEYPIVMNSCSFSWDENPSKPTLKNINLVVKAGEKVAICGEVGSGKSTLLAAVLGEVPKTEGMIQVCGKIAYVSQNAWIQSGTVQDNILFGSSMDRQRYQETLERCSLVKDLEMLPYGDNTQIGERGVNLSGGQKQRVQLARALYQNADIYLLDDPFSAVDAHTATSLFNEYVMGALSDKTVLLVTHQVDFLPVFDSVLLMSDGKIIRSAPYQDLLAYCQEFQNLVNAHKDTIGVSDLNRVGPHRGNEILIKGSIDIRGTLYKESLKPSPADQLIKTEEREMGDTGLKPYILYLRQNKGFFNASLGVLCHIIFLSGQISQNSWMAANVQNPDVNTLKLISVYIAIGIFTVFFLLFRSLALVVLGVQTSRSLFSQLLNSLFRAPMSFFDSTPLGRVLSRVSSDLSIVDLDVPFGLMFAAGASLNAYSNLGVLAVVTWQVLFVIVPMMVLALRLQRYYLASAKELMRINGTTKSALANHLGESVAGAITIRAFEEEDRFFEKNLELIDKNAGSYFYNFAATEWLIQRLETMSAAVLSFSAFIMALLPPGTFSSGFIGMALSYGLSLNNSFVFSIQNQCQLSNQIISVERVNQYMDIPSEAAEIIEENRPSPNWPQVGRVDLRDLKIRYRQDAPLVLHGITCTFEGGDKIGIVGRTGSGKTTLIGALFRLVEPTGGKIIIDSVDITTIGLHDLRSRLGIIPQDPTLFQGTIRYNLDPLGQFSDQQIWEVLDKCQLLEAVQEKEQGLDSLVVEDGSNWSMGQRQLFCLGRALLRRCRILVLDEATASIDNATDAILQKTIRAEFRDCTVITVAHRIPTVMDCNMVLAMSDGKLVEYDKPTKLMETEGSLFRDLVKEYWSYTSNGNI is encoded by the exons ATGGCTTCCCTCACAA GTTCATGGATGGCGGGCATGTGCGGGAGCCCATTTTGCTCCAAGGAAGCTTCAGCGTCATGTGGATGGGAGGAAATACTCAACTCCTCCACTTGCACGAATCATATCCTGGCGATTGGCATCGCTACTCTGATCGTCATCGTTCTTGCAATCCATCTTTTCGTCAGGATCGCAAAGAGCAGACCACATGTGCAGCTGCTTGTCGCACTCACTTCGCCACTGCAGTTGGCTGCTGTAGTGTTCAATGGCTGCTTGGGTCTCATTTATCTTGGCCTTGCATTGTGGATGCTGGGGACCAACTTCAGCCAGCATGCCTCTGTTTACCTTCCACATCGATGGTTGGTGAACTTGTCTCAGGGAGTCAGTTTGATCCTTATCAGCTTTGctttcagcatcagatcacagtTCCTTGGAGCAGCATTTTTCCGGGTTTGGTCAGTTCTGCTAACCACATATGCTGCATTCGTTTGCTGTACCTCGGTTGTTTACATGATTGCAGATAAGGTTCTAGGCATGAAGGCTTGTTTGGATGTTCTATCCTTACCAGGTGCACTACTGCTCCTTGTTTATGGGATTTGGCACGTCAGGGAAGATGGCAATGGAGGAGTTGAAAGTGCTTTATATAAGCCTCTGAACACTGAGACTCACGAAGATACAGCTGGTTCTGAGAGTCATGTAACCCCGTTTGCTAAAGCCGGGATTTTCAGCGTGATGACATTTTGGTGGCTAAATCCTATGATGAAGGTGGGTTATGAGAAGCCTCTTGAGGACAAAGACATGCCACTTTTAGGTCCCTCGGATCGAGCATATAGCCAGTACTTGATGTTTTTAGAGAATCTGAACAGGAAGAAGCAGTTGCAGGCATATGGAAATCCGTCAGTCTTTTGGACTATCGTTTCTTGTCACAAAAGTGAAATCTTGGTTTCAGGTTTCTTTGCATTGCTCAAAGTGGTTACATTGTCTTCGGGTCCAGTGATTTTGAAAGCATTCATCAATGTTTCACTTGGGAAAGGCTCCTTTAAATATGAAGCCTATATTTTAGCTGCAACAATGTTTGTTACTAAATGCTTTGAATCTTTGTCACAAAGGCAGTGGTATTTCCGTACTCGGAGGTTAGGACTCCAAGTGCGGTCATTCCTATCGGCTGCCATCTATAAGAAACAACAGAAGCTGTCGAGCTCTTCAAAACTGAAGCATTCTTCTGGAGAGATCATAAACTATGTCACTGTTGATGCCTACCGGATTGGTGAGTTCCCATACTGGTTCCATCAGACATGGACGACAAGTGTCCAACTCTGCATTGCTCTAGTGATTCTGTATAATGCAGTCGGTCTTGCTATGATTGCATCACTGGTTGTCATCGTTCTCACTGTAATTTGCAATGCTCCTCTAGCCAAGTTGCAACACAAATTTCAGAGTAAACTTATGGAAGCACAAGATGTGAGACTAAAGGCGATGTCAGAGTCCTTAATTCACATGAAGGTCTTGAAACTTTATGCATGGGAGACTCATTTCAAGAAGGTCATTGAGGGGTTAAGGGAAACTGAAATCAAGTGGTTGTCAGCATTCCAGCTTAGGAAATCGTACAACAGTTTCCTATTCTGGACATCACCTGTTTTAGTTTCGTCTGCAACCTTTTTTACATGCTATCTTTTGAAAATTCCTCTTGATGCTAGCAACGTATTCACATTTGTGGCCACTCTGCGCCTTGTTCAAGATCCAATTAGGCAGATACCAGATGTAATTGGAGTCGTTATACAAGCTAAAGTTGCTTTCACTAGGATAACAAAGTTTCTTGATGCGCCTGAGCTGAATGGACAGGTTAGGAAGAAATACTGTGTGGGCAATGAATATCCTATAGTGATGAACTCTTGCAGTTTCTCATGGGATGAGAACCCATCAAAACCAACTCTGAAGAATATAAATTTGGTAGTCAAAGCTGGAGAGAAGGTTGCAATCTGCGGCGAGGTAGGATCGGGGAAGTCAACACTTTTGGCTGCAGTTCTTGGAGAGGTTCCTAAAACTGAAGGCATG ATCCAAGTTTGTGGGAAAATAGCATATGTTTCTCAAAATGCATGGATCCAATCAGGAACCGTGCAAGACAATATTCTCTTTGGGTCTTCGATGGACAGGCAAAGATACCAAGAAACACTTGAGAGGTGTTCTTTAGTAAAAGACCTTGAAATGTTGCCATATGGAGATAATACTCAAATCGGGGAGAGGGGTGTAAATCTTAGCGGTGGTCAGAAGCAGCGTGTTCAGCTTGCTCGTGCATTATACCAAAATGCAGACATTTATCTTCTTGATGACCCTTTCAGCGCTGTTGATGCTCACACAGCAACTAGTCTTTTTAAT gAATATGTCATGGGAGCTCTGTCAGATAAGACTGTCCTTTTGGTGACCCACCAAGTCGATTTTTTGCCTGTATTTGATTCTGTTCTG TTAATGTCAGATGGAAAAATTATTCGTTCTGCACCTTATCAAGATTTATTGGCATATTGTCAAGAATTTCAGAACCTTGTAAATGCCCATAAAGACACTATCGGTGTTTCAGATCTTAACAGAGTCGGCCCCCACAGAGGAAATGAAATATTGATCAAGGGATCGATTGATATTCGTGGAACCCTATACAAAGAGTCTTTGAAGCCATCACCAGCAGATCAGTTGATCAAGACAGAGGAAAGAGAAATGGGTGACACTGGTCTCAAGCCTTATATCCTTTACTTGCGTCAGAATAAAGGCTTCTTCAATGCCTCTCTGGGTGTTCTTTGCCATATAATTTTCTTATCTGGCCAAATATCGCAGAATTCATGGATGGCTGCTAATGTTCAGAATCCTGATGTTAATACACTTAAGTTGATTTCTGTGTACATTGCAATTGGAATCTTCAcagtgttcttcttgctatttaGATCGTTAGCACTTGTCGTTCTTGGGGTCCAGACATCAAGATCTTTATTTTCCCAGTTACTCAACTCATTGTTCCGTGCACCAATGTCCTTTTTTGATTCTACCCCTCTTGGAAGGGTACTTAGCCGG GTATCTTCAGATTTGAGTATTGTTGACCTTGATGTTCCATTTGGATTGATGTTTGCTGCTGGTGCCAGCTTAAACGCATATAGCAATCTGGGGGTATTGGCTGTTGTTACATGGCAAGTTCTGTTCGTCATAGTGCCGATGATGGTTTTGGCACTCAGGTTGCAG AGGTACTATTTAGCCTCAGCTAAGGAATTGATGAGGATCAATGGCACTACCAAATCAGCTCTGGCTAATCACTTGGGCGAGTCAGTTGCAGGGGCAATAACAATAAGGGCTTTTGAGGAAGAAGATCGTTTctttgaaaaaaatttggaacttatTGACAAGAATGCTGGTTCATATTTCTATAATTTTGCAGCAACTGAATGGCTGATTCAACGTCTGGAGACAATGAGTGCTGCAGTTCTTTCTTTTTCTGCCTTTATTATGGCTCTTCTTCCTCCAGGAACTTTTAGCTCTG GGTTTATAGGAATGGCATTGTCTTATGGTCTATCCCTAAATAATTCATTTGTTTTCTCTATCCAAAATCAGTGCCAGCTATCAAATCAAATAATCTCTGTGGAAAGGGTGAACCAGTACATGGACATACCAAGTGAAGCAGCAGAGATTATTGAAGAAAATCGACCATCACCAAACTGGCCGCAAGTTGGTAGGGTGGATCTTAGAGATTTGAAG ATCAGATACAGGCAAGATGCTCCTCTTGTACTACATGGAATCACATGCACTTTCGAAGGTGGAGATAAGATCGGTATAGTTGGCCGGACAGGAAGTGGAAAGACAACTTTAATTGGTGCATTGTTTCGTCTTGTTGAGCCAACTGGAGGGAAAATAATTATAGACTCTGTAGATATCACTACAATTGGCTTACATGACCTGCGTTCACGTTTGGGTATCATTCCGCAAGATCCGACACTCTTTCAGGGAACCATAAGATATAATCTAGATCCTCTTGGGCAATTTTCGGATCAACAAATATGGGAG GTTCTTGACAAATGTCAGCTTCTTGAAGCTGTCCAGGAGAAGGAACAGGGATTGGACTCACTTG TTGTGGAGGATGGTTCGAACTGGAGCATGGGTCAAAGGCAGCTCTTCTGTTTGGGACGTGCACTTCTAAGAAGATGTCGTATCTTAGTTCTCGATGAGGCCACGGCATCTATAGACAATGCTACTGATGCTATCCTTCAGAAAACAATCAGGGCAGAATTCAGAGATTGCACTGTTATCACTGTTGCACACCGTATACCCACTGTTATGGACTGCAATATGGTACTTGCAATGAGTGACG GGAAACTAGTGGAGTATGACAAACCTACAAAGCTCATGGAAACGGAAGGATCTCTCTTCCGTGACCTCGTCAAAGAGTACTGGTCATACACATCGAATGGAAATATTTAG